The following proteins come from a genomic window of Yinghuangia sp. ASG 101:
- a CDS encoding thioesterase II family protein, giving the protein MCRPLIRSPRPDLVTYVPRPAARVRLFTLPYAGADPGMFAPWVQHLPDSVELRALRFPGRGTRADEVSLTDPAMVSAMVAELIMEADDGRPFAVFGHSIGGMIAFDAVRELRRCGHRLPALLALSAVPAPQGGAFAKACRPILVSDQPWRQLGLTDLLPPEVFRDLGAMAAFGPPMMADLLLALHHRYVHEPALDCPVSIYGARDDTLVAVHALTDWREQTTQPLRLRTYPGGHLYVHDQLTPLLADLATDLRTLVGVGAA; this is encoded by the coding sequence ATGTGCCGTCCGCTCATCCGGTCGCCGCGCCCGGACCTGGTCACGTACGTGCCCCGACCCGCCGCCCGGGTACGCCTGTTCACCCTCCCCTACGCGGGCGCCGACCCGGGAATGTTCGCGCCCTGGGTGCAACACCTGCCGGACTCCGTCGAGTTGCGGGCCCTCAGGTTCCCCGGCCGCGGGACGCGGGCCGACGAGGTGTCCCTCACCGACCCGGCCATGGTCTCCGCGATGGTCGCCGAACTGATCATGGAGGCCGACGACGGGCGGCCGTTCGCCGTCTTCGGCCACAGCATCGGCGGGATGATCGCCTTCGACGCGGTGCGCGAACTGCGGCGCTGCGGACACCGGTTGCCGGCCCTGCTGGCGCTGTCCGCCGTCCCCGCGCCGCAGGGCGGCGCGTTCGCCAAGGCCTGCCGGCCCATCCTGGTCTCCGACCAGCCGTGGCGCCAGCTGGGGCTCACCGACCTGCTGCCGCCCGAGGTCTTCCGCGACCTGGGCGCGATGGCGGCGTTCGGCCCGCCGATGATGGCCGACCTCCTGCTCGCCCTGCACCACCGGTACGTCCACGAACCGGCGTTGGACTGCCCCGTGAGCATCTACGGGGCGCGCGACGACACGCTGGTGGCGGTGCACGCCCTCACCGACTGGCGGGAGCAGACGACGCAGCCGCTGCGCCTGCGCACGTACCCGGGGGGCCACTTGTACGTGCACGACCAACTGACGCCCCTGCTCGCCGACTTGGCCACCGACCTGCGCACGCTCGTCGGCGTCGGCGCGGCCTGA
- a CDS encoding MgtC/SapB family protein, which translates to MQTVSVTSDWVHGAYGRQVAEVLLAFVLSSAIGVEREVRQRSAGLRTHALVGVGTALFVEVSKYGFWDVLPAEAPSYDPSRIAAQIVSGIGFIGGGLIFVRRDSVRGLTTAAVVWLTCAVGMACAAGLPVLAILVTALHFAVVFGYTPLIRWFEKERPQAVELRLVYMPAHGVLPAVLMACVRHGFRVTDVSVRHEDRGVPERSGRKAKDVDDPFERVRGRVTYVVLRLDGTGEPHRLVAELTEMDGVLSAGGGVVTEPE; encoded by the coding sequence GTGCAGACGGTGAGTGTGACGAGCGATTGGGTGCACGGTGCCTACGGGCGGCAGGTGGCGGAGGTGCTGCTCGCCTTCGTGCTGTCCAGTGCGATCGGCGTGGAGCGCGAGGTCCGCCAGCGCAGCGCGGGCCTGCGTACGCACGCCCTGGTCGGGGTGGGCACGGCGTTGTTCGTGGAGGTGTCCAAATACGGCTTCTGGGACGTCCTGCCGGCGGAGGCCCCCTCGTACGACCCGTCGCGGATCGCGGCGCAGATCGTGTCCGGGATCGGCTTCATCGGCGGCGGTCTGATCTTCGTCCGCCGGGACAGCGTGCGCGGCCTGACCACGGCCGCGGTGGTGTGGCTGACGTGCGCGGTCGGCATGGCGTGCGCCGCCGGGCTGCCGGTCCTGGCGATCCTGGTGACGGCGCTGCACTTCGCCGTCGTCTTCGGCTACACGCCGCTGATCCGGTGGTTCGAGAAGGAGCGGCCCCAGGCGGTCGAGCTGCGGCTGGTCTACATGCCGGCGCACGGGGTGCTGCCCGCGGTGCTGATGGCGTGCGTGCGGCACGGGTTCCGGGTGACGGACGTCTCGGTCCGGCACGAGGACCGGGGCGTCCCGGAGCGCAGCGGGCGGAAGGCGAAGGACGTCGACGACCCGTTCGAGCGAGTCCGGGGCCGGGTGACGTACGTTGTGCTCAGACTCGACGGCACCGGCGAACCGCACCGGCTCGTCGCCGAACTCACCGAGATGGACGGCGTCTTGAGTGCGGGCGGCGGCGTGGTGACGGAGCCCGAGTAG
- a CDS encoding TetR/AcrR family transcriptional regulator, giving the protein MPESTTRRAALSNASRGRRGGEGQDKRRGTGRTSRGRQTRGLLLEAAKTVFERDGFLHARIADICDAAGISHGSFYTYFLSKEEIFKEIVDSVELGLLTLEPAPADADPVERIRAANEHYLQAYRDNAKLMRVIHQVATIDAEVRETRLQRQDAFARAIERRIRRLQETGLADPEVDASYAAQALGGMVAHFAEYLFNTDNAFGFDLDTATEQLTRIWMNAVGMREVPAAEAGADTRD; this is encoded by the coding sequence GTGCCTGAAAGCACGACTCGCCGGGCCGCGCTGTCCAACGCCAGCCGCGGTCGCCGCGGCGGCGAGGGACAGGACAAGCGGCGCGGAACCGGGCGCACCAGTCGGGGCCGCCAGACGCGCGGGCTGCTCCTGGAGGCCGCCAAGACGGTCTTCGAACGCGACGGGTTCCTCCACGCCCGGATCGCCGACATCTGCGACGCCGCCGGGATCTCCCACGGCTCCTTCTACACCTACTTCCTGTCCAAGGAGGAGATCTTCAAGGAGATCGTCGACTCGGTCGAGCTGGGCCTCCTCACGCTCGAACCCGCGCCCGCGGACGCCGACCCGGTCGAGCGCATCCGTGCCGCGAACGAGCACTACCTTCAGGCGTACCGCGACAACGCCAAGCTCATGAGGGTCATCCACCAGGTCGCGACGATCGACGCCGAGGTGCGCGAGACGCGCCTCCAGCGCCAGGACGCCTTCGCCCGCGCGATCGAGCGCCGCATCCGGCGCCTCCAGGAGACCGGCCTCGCGGACCCCGAGGTCGACGCCTCGTACGCGGCCCAGGCGCTCGGCGGCATGGTCGCGCATTTCGCCGAATACCTGTTCAACACCGACAACGCCTTCGGCTTCGACCTGGACACCGCGACCGAGCAGCTGACGCGCATCTGGATGAACGCGGTGGGCATGCGCGAGGTCCCGGCCGCGGAGGCGGGCGCCGACACGCGCGACTGA
- a CDS encoding TIGR03619 family F420-dependent LLM class oxidoreductase → MDIGVHLASVNLRHWGAVAEEADGLGFESLWIPDHVVVPAASAGSPHAGDDHPPIPSDVPILDPLAVLSHLAARTTRIRLGTHVYNIGLRHPFVTARAALTADVLSGGRLALGIGSGWLRAEWEAMGLDFDKRGARVDEAIEVCRRLWSEPLVEHHGAHFDFGPVAFEPKPSRPGGPDLHIGGDGAAALRRAATVGTGWMPMNHSLDDLPGAVARLGELAERAGRTTPIEVTIAVGSVTADEIKRHAEAGVTRLIVRPWTVSREASDGMRRFADEVLSRL, encoded by the coding sequence ATGGACATCGGAGTTCACCTCGCGAGCGTCAACCTGCGGCACTGGGGTGCCGTGGCCGAGGAGGCGGACGGGCTCGGGTTCGAGTCGCTGTGGATCCCCGACCACGTCGTCGTGCCGGCCGCGTCGGCCGGCAGCCCGCACGCCGGGGACGACCACCCGCCGATCCCGTCCGACGTGCCGATCCTGGACCCCCTCGCGGTGCTGAGCCACCTCGCCGCCCGCACCACCCGGATCCGGCTCGGCACCCACGTGTACAACATCGGCCTGCGCCACCCGTTCGTGACCGCGCGGGCGGCGCTGACCGCCGACGTGCTGTCCGGCGGACGGCTGGCGCTCGGCATCGGCTCGGGGTGGCTGCGGGCGGAATGGGAGGCGATGGGCCTGGACTTCGACAAGCGCGGCGCGCGCGTGGACGAGGCCATCGAGGTCTGCCGCCGGTTGTGGAGCGAGCCGCTGGTGGAACACCACGGCGCGCACTTCGACTTCGGCCCGGTCGCCTTCGAGCCCAAGCCGTCCCGGCCGGGCGGCCCCGACCTGCACATCGGCGGCGACGGCGCGGCGGCCCTGCGCCGGGCGGCCACCGTCGGGACGGGCTGGATGCCGATGAACCACTCGCTCGACGACCTGCCCGGCGCGGTGGCCCGGCTGGGCGAACTCGCCGAACGCGCGGGGCGCACCACGCCGATCGAGGTGACGATCGCCGTCGGGTCCGTCACGGCGGACGAGATCAAGCGCCACGCCGAGGCGGGCGTGACGCGGCTGATCGTCCGTCCGTGGACCGTTTCGCGCGAGGCGTCGGACGGCATGCGGCGTTTCGCGGACGAAGTCCTCTCCCGGCTGTGA
- a CDS encoding amidohydrolase family protein, whose translation MATLELPYPVFDADNHMYETDEAFTRHLPKAYRGAIEYVQVRGRTKLAIRGQITEYIPNPTFEVVARPGAQEDYFKHGNPEGKSYREIVGEPMRSIPAFREPGPRLELMDEQGVQRTLMFPTLASRLEERMKDDVELTHVVIHALNQWMDEEWSFNHKDRIYSTPVITLPIVEKAIAELEWCLERGARAILVRPAPVPGPGGSRSFALPEFDPFWKRVEETGTLVAFHSSDSGYAGHSSAWEGVQREYLPFQPQPFRFVGQWRPIEDAVASLACHGALSRFPELKIAVVETGASWVRPLLEKLADIHKKMPQVFRGDPVEQVRRMVHVSPFIEDNFNDLADLIGVDRILFGSDYPHPEGKGDPITCVENVADFSPEDQAKVMGGNLTRLLPV comes from the coding sequence ATGGCAACGCTTGAGCTGCCCTATCCGGTGTTCGACGCGGACAACCACATGTACGAGACGGACGAGGCGTTCACCCGCCACCTGCCGAAGGCGTACCGGGGCGCGATCGAGTACGTGCAGGTGCGGGGCCGCACGAAGCTGGCGATCCGGGGCCAGATCACCGAGTACATCCCCAACCCGACCTTCGAGGTCGTCGCCCGCCCCGGTGCCCAGGAGGACTACTTCAAGCACGGCAACCCCGAGGGCAAGTCGTACCGCGAGATCGTCGGCGAGCCGATGCGCTCGATCCCCGCGTTCCGCGAGCCCGGCCCGCGCCTGGAGCTGATGGACGAGCAGGGCGTGCAGCGGACCCTGATGTTCCCGACGCTCGCGAGCCGGCTGGAAGAGCGGATGAAGGACGACGTGGAGCTGACCCACGTGGTCATCCACGCGCTCAACCAGTGGATGGACGAGGAGTGGTCGTTCAACCACAAGGACCGCATCTACTCGACGCCGGTGATCACGCTGCCGATCGTCGAGAAGGCGATCGCGGAGCTGGAGTGGTGTCTTGAGCGCGGCGCCCGGGCCATCCTGGTCCGGCCCGCGCCGGTGCCGGGCCCGGGCGGGTCGCGCTCGTTCGCGCTGCCCGAGTTCGACCCGTTCTGGAAGCGCGTCGAGGAGACCGGCACGCTGGTCGCGTTCCACTCCTCGGACTCCGGGTACGCGGGCCACTCCAGCGCCTGGGAGGGCGTGCAGCGCGAGTATCTGCCGTTCCAGCCGCAGCCGTTCCGGTTCGTCGGGCAGTGGCGTCCGATCGAGGACGCGGTGGCGTCGCTGGCCTGCCACGGCGCGCTGTCGCGGTTCCCGGAGCTCAAGATCGCCGTCGTGGAGACCGGCGCGTCGTGGGTCCGTCCGCTGCTGGAGAAGCTCGCGGACATCCACAAGAAGATGCCGCAGGTGTTCCGGGGCGACCCGGTCGAGCAGGTGCGCCGCATGGTCCACGTGAGCCCGTTCATCGAGGACAACTTCAACGACCTGGCCGACCTGATCGGTGTCGACCGCATTCTGTTCGGTTCGGACTACCCGCACCCGGAGGGCAAGGGCGACCCGATCACCTGCGTCGAGAACGTCGCCGACTTCAGCCCGGAGGACCAGGCCAAGGTCATGGGCGGCAACCTCACGCGGCTGCTGCCCGTCTGA
- a CDS encoding cytochrome P450, translating into MNIEEAAGIFTDPKAYADNERFHGGAAVLRREAPVCRVEHPDFNPFYAITKHADVMEIARNHRIWLNAPRPALGPKPKDDTRDDIPVRTLVQMDAPDHPVYRRISASWFTPSGVRRLNDRITELAKRFVDRMAERDGECDFFLDVASHYPLYVITSLLGLPEEAFPRMLTLTQELFGSDDADMARDTSGQSAMDALIDFFQYFQGVTEERRARPTDDLGSVIANARINDEPLDMLEAVGYYVLLATAGHDTTSSAISGGLHALLENPDQWARLSADPSLVPTAVDEMIRWVSPVKQFMRTANADTEVRGVPIAAGESVLLSYPAANRDEDAFDDAHVFDIGRRPNQHLGFGFGAHYCLGTHLARLEAQALYTELVPRLRSIEAAGPVEYTETLFVGGPKRLPIRYTMA; encoded by the coding sequence GTGAACATCGAAGAAGCGGCCGGGATCTTCACCGACCCCAAGGCCTACGCCGACAACGAGCGGTTCCACGGCGGCGCGGCCGTGCTGCGCCGCGAGGCCCCTGTGTGCCGCGTGGAGCACCCGGACTTTAACCCGTTCTACGCGATCACCAAGCACGCCGACGTCATGGAGATCGCCCGCAACCACCGGATATGGCTCAACGCGCCGCGCCCGGCCCTCGGCCCCAAGCCGAAGGACGACACGCGCGACGACATCCCGGTGCGCACGCTCGTGCAGATGGACGCGCCCGACCACCCGGTCTACCGCCGCATCAGCGCCTCGTGGTTCACGCCCAGCGGCGTCCGCAGGCTCAACGACCGCATCACCGAGCTGGCCAAGCGCTTCGTCGACCGCATGGCCGAACGGGACGGCGAGTGCGACTTCTTCCTCGACGTCGCCTCGCACTACCCGCTGTACGTCATCACGTCCCTGCTCGGGCTGCCCGAAGAGGCGTTCCCCCGCATGCTCACCCTGACCCAGGAACTCTTCGGCTCCGACGACGCCGACATGGCACGCGACACCAGCGGCCAGTCGGCGATGGACGCCCTCATCGACTTCTTCCAGTACTTCCAGGGCGTCACCGAGGAGCGCCGCGCCCGCCCCACCGACGACCTCGGCTCGGTGATCGCCAACGCGAGGATCAACGACGAACCCCTCGACATGCTGGAGGCCGTCGGCTACTACGTGCTGCTCGCGACCGCGGGACACGACACCACCAGCTCGGCCATCTCCGGCGGCCTGCACGCCCTGCTGGAGAACCCGGACCAGTGGGCGAGGCTGTCGGCCGACCCGTCCCTCGTGCCGACCGCGGTCGACGAGATGATCCGCTGGGTGTCGCCGGTCAAGCAGTTCATGCGTACCGCGAACGCCGACACCGAGGTGCGCGGCGTGCCCATCGCGGCCGGCGAGTCGGTCCTGCTGTCGTACCCGGCCGCGAACCGCGACGAGGACGCGTTCGACGACGCGCACGTCTTCGACATCGGCCGCCGCCCCAACCAGCACCTCGGCTTCGGCTTCGGCGCGCACTACTGCCTCGGCACCCACCTGGCCCGTCTCGAGGCGCAGGCCCTCTACACCGAACTCGTACCGCGACTGCGGTCGATCGAGGCGGCCGGCCCGGTGGAGTACACCGAGACGCTGTTCGTCGGCGGTCCCAAGCGCCTGCCGATCCGCTACACCATGGCGTAG
- a CDS encoding enoyl-CoA hydratase/isomerase family protein produces MAKGSDAVVLSRPGRHTRLLTLNLPDLRNAMTAEMTRAWDAALDTVAAEEDVRALVVTGAGDAFCAGADFSWLVGGTSEQVTTAALRDRMLPFYRSWLRPRALPFPVVAAVNGPALGAGLCLALACDVRLAGHAARFGMPSAYVGTAGGMGATWLLPEAIGVGRARHMLYTGHEVSPDQALDWGLVTGVGENVLAESLETAERIAAAGPIALRLTKSGLAQAPTSLDVALQWEALAQAATMTTADIHEGIEAMRERRAPVFRGR; encoded by the coding sequence GTGGCCAAGGGCTCGGACGCCGTGGTGCTGAGTCGGCCCGGCCGGCACACCCGCCTGCTGACGCTGAATCTCCCCGACCTGCGCAACGCCATGACCGCCGAGATGACCCGGGCGTGGGACGCGGCACTCGACACGGTGGCGGCCGAGGAGGACGTGCGGGCGCTGGTCGTCACCGGGGCCGGGGACGCGTTCTGCGCCGGAGCGGACTTCTCGTGGCTCGTGGGCGGTACGTCCGAGCAGGTCACGACCGCCGCGCTGCGCGACCGGATGCTGCCGTTCTACCGCAGTTGGCTCCGCCCGCGGGCGCTGCCTTTCCCGGTCGTCGCGGCGGTCAACGGCCCGGCCCTCGGGGCGGGGCTGTGCCTCGCGCTCGCCTGCGACGTGCGGCTCGCCGGGCACGCCGCGCGGTTCGGGATGCCGTCCGCGTACGTCGGCACCGCGGGCGGCATGGGTGCCACGTGGCTGCTGCCCGAGGCGATCGGGGTCGGCCGGGCCCGCCACATGCTCTACACCGGCCATGAGGTCTCGCCCGACCAGGCGCTGGACTGGGGCCTGGTCACCGGGGTCGGCGAGAACGTGCTCGCCGAGTCCCTCGAGACCGCCGAACGCATCGCGGCGGCCGGGCCGATCGCGCTCAGGCTCACCAAGTCGGGCCTGGCCCAGGCGCCGACGAGTCTGGACGTCGCGCTCCAGTGGGAGGCGTTGGCGCAGGCGGCGACCATGACGACCGCCGACATCCACGAGGGCATCGAGGCCATGCGCGAGCGGCGGGCCCCGGTGTTCCGGGGCCGCTGA
- the arcC gene encoding carbamate kinase, whose translation MRVVAALGGNAMLKRGDKPDAAVQLGNIHAAVEALAPVAAEHELVVTHGNGPQVGLLALQSAADKSLTTPYPFDVLGAETQGMIGYWLLQSLQNALPGRQVCALINQTLVSAADPAFAAPTKFVGPVYAEAEARQLAVARGWVVKPDGPYWRRVVPSPRPQRVVETRLIRQLLESGAIAVCAGGGGVPVIRDEGGHLVGVEAVVDKDLTASLLAESLDADALLLLTDVNRVMRGFGTPHAEEIVHATPAALRAEDFAAGSMGPKVDAACRFVETTGCTAAIGSLHQAADILAGRAGTIVTPTGRYAAEGEA comes from the coding sequence ATGCGCGTCGTCGCCGCCCTCGGGGGCAATGCCATGCTCAAGCGCGGGGACAAGCCGGACGCCGCCGTGCAACTGGGCAACATCCACGCGGCGGTTGAGGCGCTCGCGCCGGTCGCCGCGGAGCACGAGTTGGTGGTGACACACGGGAACGGTCCGCAGGTCGGGCTGCTCGCGCTGCAATCGGCCGCGGACAAGTCGCTGACCACGCCGTACCCGTTCGACGTCCTCGGCGCCGAGACGCAGGGCATGATCGGGTACTGGCTGCTCCAGTCGCTGCAGAACGCGCTCCCCGGCCGCCAGGTCTGCGCGCTGATCAACCAGACCCTGGTGTCGGCCGCGGACCCGGCGTTCGCGGCTCCGACGAAGTTCGTCGGCCCGGTCTACGCGGAGGCGGAGGCCCGGCAACTGGCCGTCGCGCGCGGCTGGGTGGTGAAACCGGACGGCCCGTACTGGCGCCGCGTCGTCCCCTCGCCTCGGCCCCAGCGCGTCGTGGAGACGCGGCTGATCCGCCAACTCCTGGAGTCCGGGGCGATCGCGGTGTGCGCGGGCGGCGGCGGTGTCCCGGTGATCCGCGACGAAGGCGGCCACCTGGTCGGTGTGGAGGCCGTGGTGGACAAGGACCTCACCGCGTCCCTCCTCGCGGAATCCCTGGACGCCGACGCGCTGTTGCTGCTCACCGACGTCAACCGCGTGATGCGCGGCTTCGGGACCCCGCACGCCGAGGAGATCGTGCACGCCACCCCCGCCGCGCTCCGCGCCGAGGACTTCGCCGCCGGGTCGATGGGGCCCAAGGTCGACGCCGCCTGCCGCTTCGTGGAGACCACGGGCTGCACGGCCGCGATCGGCTCGCTGCACCAGGCCGCCGACATCCTGGCGGGCCGCGCGGGCACCATCGTCACCCCCACCGGGCGGTACGCCGCGGAGGGCGAGGCATAG
- a CDS encoding amidohydrolase family protein: MVKLADGLRVVDADAHMTERHDLFTERAPKGYEDRVPHVEHIDGMDMWVIEGKTFGKAGSGGTVDHDGVKHAFRDSQGGSWGIDDVHPAAWNPVERLRLMDEIGIHTQVLYPNAIGIGGQNLRNSVQDPVLLRLCVELYNDAMAEVQEQSGHRLLPMPIMPAWDIQACVREAERCAALGYRGVNMTADPQDSGSPDLGHRAWDPFWEVCAGLRLPVHFHIGASQTSLSYFGTTYWPSQDDYVKPAIGGASLFQNNSRVLLNSAYSGMFDRHPDLKMVSVESGIGWIPFMLEAMDYELEENAPEHARKLHKLPSEYFRDNWYATFWFETGRGDLQHLVDQVGEDNIMFETDFPHPTCLHPDPLDLVGERVAALRPETQYKIMGGNAEKLYRI, from the coding sequence GTGGTCAAGTTGGCCGACGGTCTGCGCGTCGTCGACGCCGACGCTCACATGACGGAGCGTCACGACCTGTTCACGGAACGGGCGCCGAAGGGATACGAGGACCGGGTGCCCCATGTCGAGCACATCGACGGCATGGACATGTGGGTGATCGAAGGGAAGACCTTCGGCAAGGCCGGCTCCGGAGGCACCGTCGACCACGACGGGGTGAAACACGCCTTCCGCGACTCCCAGGGCGGATCGTGGGGCATCGACGACGTGCACCCCGCCGCCTGGAACCCGGTCGAACGCCTGCGCCTGATGGACGAGATCGGCATCCACACCCAGGTGCTGTACCCCAACGCCATCGGCATCGGCGGCCAGAACCTGCGCAACTCCGTCCAGGACCCCGTCCTCCTGCGCCTGTGCGTCGAGTTGTACAACGACGCCATGGCCGAGGTCCAGGAGCAGTCCGGCCACCGGCTTCTGCCCATGCCCATCATGCCCGCCTGGGACATCCAGGCCTGTGTCCGCGAGGCCGAGCGCTGCGCCGCGTTGGGCTACCGCGGCGTCAACATGACCGCCGACCCGCAGGACTCCGGCTCACCCGACCTCGGCCACCGCGCCTGGGACCCCTTCTGGGAGGTCTGCGCCGGCCTCCGGCTGCCGGTGCACTTCCACATCGGCGCGAGCCAGACCTCGCTGTCCTACTTCGGCACGACGTACTGGCCCAGCCAGGACGACTACGTCAAGCCCGCGATCGGCGGCGCGTCGCTGTTCCAGAACAACTCCCGCGTGCTGCTCAACAGCGCGTACTCCGGCATGTTCGACCGCCACCCCGACCTCAAGATGGTTTCCGTCGAAAGCGGCATCGGCTGGATCCCGTTCATGCTCGAGGCGATGGACTACGAGCTGGAGGAGAACGCCCCGGAGCACGCCAGGAAACTCCACAAGCTGCCCTCGGAGTACTTCCGCGACAACTGGTACGCCACCTTCTGGTTCGAGACCGGCCGCGGCGACCTCCAGCACCTCGTCGACCAGGTCGGCGAGGACAACATCATGTTCGAGACCGACTTCCCGCATCCCACGTGCCTGCACCCCGACCCCCTGGACCTGGTCGGCGAACGCGTCGCCGCGCTGCGCCCCGAGACGCAGTACAAGATCATGGGCGGCAACGCCGAGAAGCTGTATCGGATCTGA
- a CDS encoding N-acyl-D-amino-acid deacylase family protein gives MHDIVIHGGDVVDGTGSAPRRADVAIDGDRVTEVGTVTGPARRRIDAAGRLVTPGFVDIHTHLDAQLFWDPAATPSCRHGVTTVVLGNCGVTFAPVSPGQERYLAEMMEAVEDIPADTIMAGVEWGWESYGDYLRALARRRLGVNAGGMIGHCALRHHVMGARGLDEAPATDDDIARMRDLVGEAMDAGALGFSTSRSLMHTVPDGRPVPGTFARPDELAAIADALGTRGRGVIEVVPRIGERDGPERENSVAELAWMEQVSRASGRPLTFAIMQSDRRPGLWAWVMDQVAEARGRGADLRPQTAARGSAILFGLVGRTPYDALPAWAELRQLPWRQRLKALAEQTLRARLVAEAERPLAQSGPLAPKDPAKMYLLPPGAAGYNVSPANSLAAEAARRGTTPAAAFVDYTLETGGRGLLYYPVLNQDLDAVAAMLTNPDVVLGVADAGAHVALTMDAGQATYVLRHWVRDRGLLGIGRAIRKLTAEGAELFGLEGRGVLAPGAYADVNVIDLEHLDLDTPEMAADLPLGADRFVQRARGYDYTLVNGEVLVDHDELTDARPGRLVTPG, from the coding sequence ATGCATGACATCGTGATCCACGGCGGCGACGTGGTGGACGGCACGGGCTCGGCCCCGCGCCGGGCCGACGTGGCGATCGACGGCGACCGCGTCACCGAGGTCGGCACCGTGACCGGCCCGGCCCGCCGCCGCATCGACGCCGCCGGGCGCCTGGTCACCCCGGGCTTCGTCGACATCCACACCCACCTCGACGCCCAGCTGTTCTGGGACCCGGCCGCCACCCCGTCGTGCCGGCACGGCGTGACCACGGTCGTCCTCGGCAACTGCGGTGTCACCTTCGCACCGGTCAGCCCCGGCCAGGAGCGCTACCTCGCGGAGATGATGGAGGCCGTCGAGGACATCCCCGCCGACACCATCATGGCCGGCGTCGAATGGGGCTGGGAGTCGTACGGCGACTACCTCCGCGCGCTCGCCCGGCGCCGCCTCGGGGTCAACGCCGGCGGCATGATCGGCCACTGCGCCCTGCGCCACCACGTCATGGGCGCGCGCGGGCTCGACGAGGCCCCCGCCACCGACGACGACATCGCCCGCATGCGGGACCTGGTCGGCGAGGCCATGGACGCCGGGGCGCTCGGCTTCTCGACGTCCCGCAGCCTCATGCACACCGTCCCCGACGGACGGCCCGTGCCCGGCACGTTCGCCCGGCCCGACGAACTGGCAGCGATCGCCGACGCCCTCGGCACCCGCGGCCGGGGCGTCATCGAGGTCGTCCCCCGCATCGGCGAGCGGGACGGGCCCGAGCGCGAGAACTCGGTCGCCGAACTCGCCTGGATGGAACAGGTCAGCCGCGCCTCCGGACGCCCCCTGACCTTCGCCATCATGCAGAGCGACCGCCGCCCCGGCCTGTGGGCGTGGGTCATGGACCAGGTCGCCGAGGCACGCGGGCGCGGCGCCGACCTGCGGCCCCAGACGGCGGCCCGCGGCAGCGCCATCCTCTTCGGGCTCGTCGGCCGCACCCCGTACGACGCCCTCCCGGCGTGGGCGGAGCTGCGGCAACTCCCGTGGCGGCAGCGGCTGAAGGCGCTCGCGGAACAAACCCTGCGCGCCCGCCTCGTCGCCGAGGCCGAGCGACCCCTCGCGCAGTCCGGGCCCCTGGCCCCCAAGGACCCCGCCAAGATGTACCTGCTGCCGCCCGGCGCGGCCGGCTACAACGTCAGCCCCGCCAACAGCCTCGCCGCCGAGGCCGCCCGCCGGGGCACGACCCCCGCCGCGGCGTTCGTCGACTACACCCTGGAGACCGGCGGACGCGGGCTCCTCTACTACCCGGTGCTCAACCAGGACCTCGACGCCGTCGCGGCCATGCTCACCAACCCCGACGTCGTCCTCGGCGTCGCGGACGCCGGCGCCCACGTCGCGCTGACCATGGACGCCGGCCAGGCGACGTACGTCCTGCGGCACTGGGTCCGCGACCGGGGCCTGCTCGGCATCGGCCGGGCGATCCGCAAACTCACGGCGGAGGGCGCGGAGTTGTTCGGCCTCGAAGGCCGCGGCGTGCTGGCCCCCGGCGCGTACGCCGACGTCAACGTCATCGACCTCGAACACCTCGACCTGGACACCCCCGAGATGGCCGCCGACCTGCCCCTCGGCGCCGACCGCTTCGTCCAGCGGGCCCGGGGCTACGACTACACCCTGGTCAACGGCGAGGTCCTGGTCGACCACGACGAACTGACCGACGCCCGGCCGGGACGCCTCGTCACGCCGGGCTGA